CAGCAGAGAAGGAGAACGATACCGGGGTGGTGAAACAGGTGGAGGTGTGTAAAGTTGAAGgtaagaggagaaaaaggagctggggaaggggggtgGGATGAAGAAGAGATAATGTAATAAAAGGGTGAGGGAGGAGAAATCTAGAGGAAGAGACCAATAGTAGAAACAGTGTTGCACCTGTGAGATAATGCATCTCACTGGCTCCAATGGGGAGCTGTCTGTGCCTGAccttcctggggaaaaaaatgcatccactttttcctttgttttcaggatgcttggaattaatttctttttggaaagAACTACACCAAAGAATGgacttaaataaataaaatgtctgCATGCACTCTTGCTAAAGTGCTGATGAAAGCAATGAGAGGGGAGAGCATGGTGTGCTCTTTTTCAAGGCTTCTGTGCAAGCTTGTGGcttctgcacagagctggtggCTCAAGGTTGCTCAACTTACACATGTCATGgtgctttttttattctatttaattGCTGTGGATACTGTATGGTTTAGGAAGGCATAAATGAAGCCCAGGAGTGGACACAACAAGGAACAGCACAGACCATCCTGGAACACTGCATTCTGAGATGTTGTCAGACCTGCCTGGGGTCTCTTCAGgcctctgcagtgcaggagagagCCCTGCTGTTATGAAGCTGCCGTGAtagctgctcagtgctgcagcagcccacaTCATGAGCAGCACACTGAGTATACAGCAAGCTGGATCAAATGGGGCTTCACTGCTGCATGCAGGCACTGGTCCTGGGGCAGTCCAGGGAACCAGGGGACACATGGCAGAGAGGGGCAATGATATTTTCCTTGGGTTAGTACGAGACACAATAGCTGCAGAACACCCACTGTTGTAGTGTGAGTAGAAAGTACACAAACAAATGACAGCATCTGCCCCTGGAGGAGCCAGCATGGAAGGGTCGGGGATTTTCAGGCACAGATCCAGGGTACACCCAGCAGACTCAGAGAAGAGACTGCAGATGTTCAGGGCATGTGAAAGACATGGCTTGTCTCAGCCCTCATTGCTAGTTCATAGCCTGCTTTGCAGAGAAAGGGTGGCAGATGCTGGGCACTGTGACCACCCACCACATGCACTGGGCTTAGCTGGTGCTGTAGGATTTCTAAATCTCCTCAGAAATGGGGTGGTTGAATCCAGTTCTGCTTCCTGTGATACGGTTTGACACACCCGCTCATGACAGCATTCTGGGGTTATGCTTGGAGTCTGAACTCTAAAGTGTCTGTACTTCTTGCAGGCCCTGGGATCTCAGGTTACTCCCATGCCACAGAGAAGGCAGGTCCCTCTCTGGCACAGTGCCTACAACAAGCAAAAGAGGTGAttccctcagcacagcacaaagagACACCTGTCTACCTCGGAGCAACTGCTGGCATGCGGCTTCTCAGGTACTGCAGGGCTtgtcccttctcctgcagcactgcacctGGGATCACCATGCATGTGCAGTGGGGGCCTCTGGGGAACAGTCCTTGGACACACTGCCAGCTCACACTGTGCCCCaattcctcctctgctgctgaccTCTCTGAGCCCTGAGTCCCCTGGACTTCTCCATTGCTTCCCCAACTCCCCATCATCTCCTGCATCCACATGCAGCACAGAGACACCAGGAGATCAGCAGTGCCCAAGCTGATGCCCTGACATCCCCATAATAAAGGAATGCCCAAACATCCCCACAGTCTGGTATCAGGCCCAGATTTTTGAGCCCAAATATGTTGCAACTCCCCACAGAGGGCCATCAGAGGCTAAGGTAATTTTATAATCACAACCTCCTTTAATTTGTGATTTTCAGGAGGGTGACCCAGACCTCTCCTGGCTAGGACAGGGAACTGATCTTTGGTAGATATTGCCTGGGAAATCTTCCTGGGGATATGTTCTGGATTTCTTCTCTAATGGTGACAGTAAAGATGCGTCTCCACAGTGCAATTCCTGTCAGAATACATGCTACAGAACAAGAGCTCTGGTCTCTGCTCCAGGTACCTACCACTCCCAGCTGCAAGGTCTCTAAGTGACAGAGTTGGTGGCAGCTGTGCTGTCAAGGTGTGACAGAGAGGACCATGGCCAGTTAGAGCTGGATGACTCACATAAATGACTGACCTCTGATCATTGACACTTGGTGGGGAGTTGCAGCCTGCCTACTCAGAATAAAGCACGTAGAGAGCTGTCAGCCAGAGTTACTccatcctttcttctgttcatCCAGATTGCAGAATGAAAGTGCAGCGGACAAAGTCTTGTCCTCAGTAGGAAACACACTACGCTCAGCTCCCTTCAACTTCCAGGGTGCCAGAATCATCACTGGTCAGGAAGAAGGGGCCTATGGATGGATCACCATTAACTACCTTCTGGGCAATTTCAAGCAGGTAGTAGATCTATAGCAAGACATTTGAATCATTGGCTTTCGGCACTTTGTAAGTCCTGCCTTGCAAGAAGGTGTCACAAGCACTCTCTTCCCTTGTAAGCCATTTACCAGGGATCAGGAAGCTGCACATCTTGCCTCAGCAGTTGCTGTGAGTACATCCTGATACTCAGTGGTATCAGGATGCACCACTATAATTAGGCTTCAAGCACTGCAATAGAACAACAGCATCTTCAATAATTTTGCTTGGGTACAGCATCCTTCTCATTTCCTgatctaaaatatttctgtttctgaaaagtTTGACTATAGCTCTTTCCTGTTGAGCTTAAAAATCTTCTGAGGGCTGAAACAGTAAGTGGACTGTTTTTTCTCATAACAATTCCATATTCTTTGCCCTCCTGCAAACTCTTGGACACGATCCATCTTCTGTATTTACAAGCTTGCATTTTTCTTATGTCTTGTTCCAGCTCTCATCTCATGCTCCCTCCAGGACTTCCCATATTTCCTGTGTTCTGTGCTTCTGCATCTCTACTCAtagttctttctctttttttaatttctccaaaATAAATCTTCTCCATGCCTAATATATCTggtttactttgattttttttttccctcaagtcTGGCTGGAAAAAGATTCTACACTCCCTGAAATCCTTAAGTGAGACATCAGGAGCACTAGACCTTGGAGGAGCCTCCACACAGATTACCTTTGTATCAAAGGACCTCACTTCTGAGTCCCCAGAGAACCAGCTCTACTTCCGTCTCTATGGCAAGGATTACCAAGTGTACACGCACAGCTTTCTCTGCTATGGCAAggaccaggctctgcagcagaaacTGGCCAGGGATCTACAGGCAAGTACATCTACATCTGTAATTGAACAATCCTGGACTCTCCCAGCTTTGGGATATTGGTGCTGAAAAAGTTGCTGCATCCCAGCTCACCTTTTAGTCCGGATTAGGGAAATGTCATTGTTCTCCATACAGACTGGGCATCAGGTGCCCAAAGAGGTGACAGTCAAAACTTTCAAAAGCACTACCAATTTGAGATGCCTTGATTCTTGGGCATGGGGTAGCCAGAGAACTGCATTTAACTGAAGTACTCAGGGGAGGTGACATTTTACCATCTCTGAGAAACCCAAATCAATGGCACAAACTGTGACTTAAAATAATTTGCCCAGGTCCTacagggaggctgtgggagTACCCACATCTTTCTCTGTACACCATTGCCTTAATCTATCCTTATCCCTTTGACCTGATGTGTGCAGCTGGATGTGATGTACTGTGACAAGTGTCACCCTTCCTTGTGGCTCTTTCCCACAAGGAAAGAGCCACAAGGTGTGTTATTCTAGAGCAAAGTATAACAGTTTGGATTGATTTTTACTTTCAGACCATGGAGAACAGCAGTCTACCCGACCCATGCTTTCACAAGGGTTATGAGAGGACTATAAATATTAGTGACTTCTTCAAAAACCCTTGCACAtcagacaagaaaaaacaattaccttTCAGCCAGCTGTACATAAAGGGAGAGGGAGACTATCAAAAGTGCCGAGAAAACATCCAGAAACTCTTCGACAAAAGTAATTGTCCTTACTCCAGTTGCTCCTTCAATGGGATATACCTACCTCCATTAcaaggggattttggggtgagtCTTCACTCATTCTTCAACTATCTGTGATCCAGAATGTtggaagagcagaaattcaGAGTAATGCTAGAGCACATTCTTCATGACTGAGGCAGGAAATCTTTACAAGATGGTGTTTTGGACATGCAACTACAAAAGCAGTGCTGCACTTGCTGTGAGGACAGACATGTTAAGAGCTACCCCAGTAAATACTGGCCTAGTAGTACTGCACTGCTCCCATTCTAACACATCTCCTTGGGCTGCTGTGTTTACTCACTTTTTAAGCTGTCCAGCACCAGAGGCAGGAGAGCCTGCTAAAGGCAAGAACACTGCTCCTGCAAACCTTGTCTCCTGAGGTCAGTGGTGCCACCAGACCTGAAATTCACCCAGCAGTGTCTGAATGCTACTGAAACCAGTCAGCTCACCTGTCTGCTTCCCAGACATGATAAGGAGACAGTGCACACTCTGAACACACATTATGTGTGACACCATGCTGACCATCAATCCTAGAGCTGCAAAGAGCTGCTCAGTGATTGTGAGGCTTTCCAGGGAACTGCTAATACAATCTTGCCCTGTTCCTAAGCTGCCTCCTACCTATCAGGTACTGGCCATGGTCAGAGATGGGGTTTCTGGACCTTGGGTTATATGATGGGGCTCTGTACAATCCTTTCAGGCCATCACCTCTGCTCTTTGTGGTGATATTTGTTGCACACTCATCTCACTCAGTTGCCAAAATGGGATCATGGTTGTGATGGCAATCAGCATTCACTGTGTGCTACTGGCACAAATAAAGGAGAGAGCTCCCAGAAGTTCTTCAGGATATCATAATTCCTACCTCCAtctctcagcagctctgagccgTATCCCTCAAAATGACATCACTCTTGAAAACATTCCTGCTCTTGTGTGTGTGATGTTGCTTCTTATATGTCTCTATCTATAAACaaactcattttcttttgtGGGATTTGTGGCTTAGTCagattaaaataatctttctccttcaggctttttctgctttctatttTGTGATGAACTTTTTGAACCTGACCAGTGAACCAAACCCCCTTGCCCTGAACAAAGTGACCAGCACCATTGAGAGcttctgtgcccagccctggcaagAGGTGAGCCATGCTTGCTGCAGTAGACTGGAGCTGCTGATACTTTTCTGTGGTATAAATGGCTGGGATTAATTTCCAGAGCAAGATGGGGAAGGTTCCcccccagcacctgcagtggATGCTCAGGCAGAAGCTGGAGCAATGGGAAGGTGTGTTTAACAGTCTGGTGATTGCCTCCTTCCCTAGGTGAAGACAGCATATCACAACATCAAAGAAAAGTACCTGAGTGAATATTGCTTCTCTGGAGCCTACATCCTCTCTCTCCTGGAAAATGGCTATGAGTTCACTGAAAAAAACTGGCAAACGATCCACTTCCTTGGAAAGGTGTGTTTCGTGGTGGGGAGGGCCCTACCCCAGCAgttctctgcagcctctgccacaCAGCCTGTCCCTTGACCCCAAGGGGTGCCACTGCTCAGGCAATGCCCTAGGCAGGCTCCCAGCACTGATTCTCCTCTTCTGTTTCAGATTGGCAGCAGTGATGCAGGTTGGACCCTGGGCTACATGCTGAACCTGACCAACATGATCCCTGCAGAGGAGCCAGCCGGGCCCCCTCTCTCCCACGGCAGCTACG
Above is a genomic segment from Serinus canaria isolate serCan28SL12 chromosome 6, serCan2020, whole genome shotgun sequence containing:
- the ENTPD1 gene encoding ectonucleoside triphosphate diphosphohydrolase 1 isoform X2, with protein sequence MSSTRTILLILGFLSTLAVIALIAVAVTQNQPLPKNIKYGIVLDAGSSHTNLYVYEWPAEKENDTGVVKQVEVCKVEGPGISGYSHATEKAGPSLAQCLQQAKEVIPSAQHKETPVYLGATAGMRLLRLQNESAADKVLSSVGNTLRSAPFNFQGARIITGQEEGAYGWITINYLLGNFKQSGWKKILHSLKSLSETSGALDLGGASTQITFVSKDLTSESPENQLYFRLYGKDYQVYTHSFLCYGKDQALQQKLARDLQTMENSSLPDPCFHKGYERTINISDFFKNPCTSDKKKQLPFSQLYIKGEGDYQKCRENIQKLFDKSNCPYSSCSFNGIYLPPLQGDFGAFSAFYFVMNFLNLTSEPNPLALNKVTSTIESFCAQPWQEVKTAYHNIKEKYLSEYCFSGAYILSLLENGYEFTEKNWQTIHFLGKIGSSDAGWTLGYMLNLTNMIPAEEPAGPPLSHGSYVGLMVLCSLVLVSVLLFAWLLFHKPKCLQKGIV
- the ENTPD1 gene encoding ectonucleoside triphosphate diphosphohydrolase 1 isoform X1, encoding MDEPKVTGTKPKMSSTRTILLILGFLSTLAVIALIAVAVTQNQPLPKNIKYGIVLDAGSSHTNLYVYEWPAEKENDTGVVKQVEVCKVEGPGISGYSHATEKAGPSLAQCLQQAKEVIPSAQHKETPVYLGATAGMRLLRLQNESAADKVLSSVGNTLRSAPFNFQGARIITGQEEGAYGWITINYLLGNFKQSGWKKILHSLKSLSETSGALDLGGASTQITFVSKDLTSESPENQLYFRLYGKDYQVYTHSFLCYGKDQALQQKLARDLQTMENSSLPDPCFHKGYERTINISDFFKNPCTSDKKKQLPFSQLYIKGEGDYQKCRENIQKLFDKSNCPYSSCSFNGIYLPPLQGDFGAFSAFYFVMNFLNLTSEPNPLALNKVTSTIESFCAQPWQEVKTAYHNIKEKYLSEYCFSGAYILSLLENGYEFTEKNWQTIHFLGKIGSSDAGWTLGYMLNLTNMIPAEEPAGPPLSHGSYVGLMVLCSLVLVSVLLFAWLLFHKPKCLQKGIV